ACACACATTATTTTTTCTAACATTCTTATCTTTTTTATCCTGACAACACAAAGTCAAGCCAGTGATTTGTTTGAGAAAACAACACTTCCTCACACGGGGTTTAAAAAAGCTTATCAACGCCTTATAATGGATTGTGAAAGTAGCTCTTCTTGTAATATTTACTCAGATGAAAATTACCTCAATTCTCGACAACACTCTTATCGAGTCAATTGTTATGGATTAGTTACAAAATTGGTAGATCAAGTTGAACCAAAAGCTCTTCTCGAACTCAATCGACATATCAATACTATTGGAAAAATGCGTCCTTCTTTAGACTCTCAAGGTCTCCCCGCGCCCTTGCATTACGTTGATTTTATTTCGCAGCTTGAAAAAGGCACTCAAAAAAGCAGACACTGGCAAGCAATACCATCAGTTTTCTCTCTTAAAAAAGGAGATATCATTGCTTACACAACTCATAAAACAGATCAATATGTAAAACGCTGTTCAGGTCAACATATGATGATTGTTATAGACGAATATTATAGAACAGAAAAATGCTTGTGGTTAAAAATCCTTGACTCTACACAATCTCCTCACGGTTTATGTGACCAACGTACAAAGACACTAAGAGGCGTTGGCACAGGTATTATTGGCATTCAATTTAATAAGCACGGAAAACCCTACGCTTTGAAATGGTCAGTGTATCAAAAGGGTGCACTGAAAAGGTATATCAAAATTGTTCGATTGATTGATCTATAGAAAAAAACAAAGCCCTAAAAATGTCGTCAGTAGCGCAAAAAATGTCCTATCCCCATACTCAGCATATAAAGTTAAGTAATCCAATGACTTAGGAAGTTCCGCATCGATCACCCCCATTTTTTCTAATCCTAACTCTGCTTCCGTACGTCCATAAGCATCAAGTACACCAGAAATCCCAGTGTTAGCAACACGCACTACGGGTACCCCCTCTTCAATGGCGCGTACACGAATAATTTCAAAATGCTGATACGGCCCAGAAGTTGGCCCATACCAAGCATCGTTAGTTACGTTCAACAACCACTCTGGTCTTTTATCTCTCTTAGAAACCACTTCCGAAGGGAAAATTCCTTCATAACAGATGAGTGGAGAAAAAGCTGGTAAAGGTCCTTCTAAATCGATCGATCTCAATCCTTCCCCTGCTGAAAAATCAACCATTCCAGCGGTCACTTTTTTAATAAAACTTGGAACAATAGAACGTAACGGTACAAACTCACCAAAAGGAACTAGATGACTTTTATCATAATTGCCCAGAATAGCTCCCGAATGACTCACAATAAAAAAACTATTCCAAAGCTGAAGAGGTTGAGGAGCGTAGGTTCGTCGAGGAGCACCTAAAAGAACAGCACCATTCTTTGGTGCTACGCTGGCAATGGCAAGACGTGCTTCTTCATCGCTCTCTAGAAAAAATGAAATAGCTGCTTCAGGCCAAATTACATGAGTAATTGGTTTGTCGCTAGGCTTTGAAGAAAGAGTAAGCAGCTTTTGAAAATTAGGTAATATGTTTTTATGATTCCATTTTTCTTTTTGAGCAACATTCGGTTGAACTAACCTTAGATAAATATTTTCCACATGATCTTTTGGAGCATCATGAAGCCTTATATTTCCTCCTACCCAAAATAGAATCATCAAAGATAATCCTAGAAAAGAGAACACTTTGTCCTTCCTAAAAGTTTTTTTATCAAAAAAAATGCGAGGAAGCAGTGACCAAAGAATCGTAAAAAACCCAAGCCCTAAGACACCAAA
The sequence above is drawn from the Candidatus Nucleicultrix amoebiphila FS5 genome and encodes:
- the lnt gene encoding apolipoprotein N-acyltransferase yields the protein MKGDRLECLWKFSLKHKFLSVFILGAMASLSFPPVGFFPILFFTFPLFFMFLEQMPKSKSAFWLGWWFGWGHFIAGMYWIVFALGVDIKSFAWLVPFTLFGLPGYLALYPAVVSLITSFLPFSGVKRILIFALLWSLFEWVRGWLFTGFPWNLLGYSWSQSLSMLQSTALFGVLGLGFFTILWSLLPRIFFDKKTFRKDKVFSFLGLSLMILFWVGGNIRLHDAPKDHVENIYLRLVQPNVAQKEKWNHKNILPNFQKLLTLSSKPSDKPITHVIWPEAAISFFLESDEEARLAIASVAPKNGAVLLGAPRRTYAPQPLQLWNSFFIVSHSGAILGNYDKSHLVPFGEFVPLRSIVPSFIKKVTAGMVDFSAGEGLRSIDLEGPLPAFSPLICYEGIFPSEVVSKRDKRPEWLLNVTNDAWYGPTSGPYQHFEIIRVRAIEEGVPVVRVANTGISGVLDAYGRTEAELGLEKMGVIDAELPKSLDYLTLYAEYGDRTFFALLTTFLGLCFFL